The Streptomyces capitiformicae genome contains the following window.
CGGACACCGGCCTCAGGTACGCCGTTCAGGCGAACGGCGACAGCGACAGCGAGCGGTCCGGCGTAGGCACGGACGGCAAGCGGAAGACGTCGGACGGGACGCCGGAGCCGAGCGAGGCCCAGGTGAAGCTCGGCTACGAGAACGTCCGCCCGGCGAAGGTCCCGCTGGTCTGGTCGGAGTTCCTGGCCAAGGGCCCCCGCCTCGACACCAACAGCGCTCGCCAGCCGCAGGGTTCTTGAACGCGCGCGTCCGCGCACCATCTCCGCAGCGGCTCCACACCACAGAAGGACGGGAGCGACGTACAGGTGTCGCCGAAGAAGACAACTCTGCCGGCCGCGGCCGTGCTGCTGACCGCGCTGAGCACCGCACCGCCAGGGACCGGCCTCGACGCGTCCGACGTACGCACCGTGTCCGACGTACGCACCGTGTCCGACGTACGCACCGTGTCCGATGGGCTCCACGCGCGTGTGCGGATCGACGGCAGTGGTGAGTGCACCTTCCCGGCCAAGCAGGTCAAGGGCACTCCCTGGTCGCTGCAGCGTGTGCTCCTCGACGAGCTCTGGCAGGGCACCGACAAGGGCAAGGGCATCCGGGTGGCGGTCATCGACACCGGAGTCGATGACGAGAACCCGCAGTTGAAGGCGGCCGTCGACAAGGCGGCCGGACGCGACTTCCTGGCCAAGGGCAAGAGCGCCGATCCCACGAACGACCGGGAGGGGCACGGGACGAAGGTCGCGGGCATCATCGCGGCCCGACCGCACGACGGCACGGGCTTCGTGGGCCTCGCCCCCAACGCCACGATCATCCCCATCCGTCAGAACGACGCCGAGAATAGCGGCGACTCGGACTCCATGGCGGAGGCGATCACCTACGCGGTCTCCCAGGGCGCCGACGTCATCAACATCTCCCAGGACACGACCAAACCCCTGTCCGGCACGTCCACGCTTGCGCAGGCGGTACGCGCCGCCATCGCCAAGGGCGTCGTCGTGGTCGCCTCCGCGGGCAACGACGGCCTCGACGGCACGTACAAGAACACCTACCCGGCCGCCTTCCCCGGCGTCCTCGCGGTGGCGTCCTCCGACCGCAACAACGAACGAGCCTCCTTCTCCCAGGCGGGCGAGTTCGTGGGCGTGGCGGCCCCCGGTGTCGACATCGTGTCCACGGTCCCGGGCGGCGGCCAGTGCACGGACAACGGCACCAGCTTCTCCGCCCCGTTCGTCGCCGGTGTCGCCGCACTCCTGAAGGAGAAGAACGAGGACTGGTCGACGGCCCAGATCGTGACCCAGATCGAGCAGACGGCCGAACGCTCCGTCAACGGCCACGACAACTTCGTCGGCTGGGGCGTCGTCGACCCGGTCCGCGCCGTTCAGGATTCCGACGTCGCCGACCCACCCTCGTCGCCGACTCCGGACCCCGGTGTGTCCAAGGCCCCGGCCCCCGACACGGAAGCCTTTTCGCTGGCCGAAACACCCCACGAACGCGACGAGCGCTACGCCACCTACACCCTTGGCCTCACCGCGGCCGTGGTCACGGTCATCACCGGCACGGCGGTCGTACTGCGCGATCTGCGCCGTCGGCACCGCGGAAAGGACGCCCGAGCATGACCCGACGTCCGGGAATCAGCGGGGAATCAGTCGGGAATCGGTTGAGAAGCCTCTCGTACGACTGGCGGACATGCGGCATGTGGGATTGGCACTTGCCGGGCAGCGAGAGCGTGAGACCCGGCACGTGAGGTGACTGCTCGGGGTCCGGTGAGACGAGCACCGAACCCCGGGACGATGGCTACCACGCAGCGGTCATCGGGCTGCCATCACCACACTCGTGGCTCCATTCCACCGCCGCACTCTCACTGCCGCACTCTCACTGCGGGGCGTCGGCCCCTTGCTCCAGCCCGCCGTTGTGAGGCGCCGGCTCCAGATCGAACTCCCCGTCCCGCGCCCCGAGCACAAAGGCGCGCCACTCGGCCTCCGTGTACCGCAGCACGGTGTCGGGATCGAGCGACGACCTCATGGCCACGGCACCCTCCGGCAGATAAGCGATCTCGACCCGCTCCTCATGCTCCTCGGTCCCCGGCGCGCTGTGCCACTCCACCCCCGAGATGTCGAGCGCATACAGCTCGTCCTTCTCGCGCTCTTTGCGTTCCTTGAGCGCCTTCTCAGCATCCTTGTCCAGCTCATCGGCCATGACGGCGCGATCCCTTCCCGACGTACGAACGAGCTACGGGGTCACAGTACTTGCGCGGTGGCATGCCCGTGACCGACAAACAGAACAGCGCTGTGTCACACCCCGCAATCCTCGCATCACCCCCCGTCGGCAACCGGAGTCCCTGTGCGGCCCTTGGTCCGACACCTGCCCGGCCCCTGAACCGCCCCTTACCACTTTGCAGTTGGAAGCGTCACGTCAAGTGACTAGAGTGGTATGCGGTATCACGTGGGTGGTACGGCACGGGGGCGGTTGACACTGTGGCCGCGCGGCGCGCGACGATCACGGTGGTTCTTGCCCGCCTGGACCATCTGGGCGTCCGGCCTCGATGGACGCGTCGCGGCGGTCGATACCGCCGTCACATCAAGAGGAGGGTGGAGAACCTGTGAGTGGGACCGCGGACCAGAAACGCGAGAATGACCAACTCATCGCGCTGGCCAACAAGATCCAGAACTTCCACGTCGAGGTGAGCCGTCGTGTGACGTCGCTCAACACCGTGGTGGACATGATCCAGGGCGGCTGGCAGGGCGCGGCGAGCCAGGAGTACGACAGGGTGCAGCGAGAGGTGAACGTTCACCTGAAGAAGCTCCAGGACAACCTCGTCGACCTGGAAGACGTCATGCGCATGGCCGTCAACGGGTTCGACGAGCACGAGCAGGAGCGCATCGCGGAGATCCGGAGGGTGGACAACTCCGGGGAGTCCCAGGCCCAGGCCGAGGCGGGTATGAGGGGCCAGACGTACACCACCGACCGCATCACCAGCCTCGCCTGAGCCACGGAGGAGACCCACGATGAGCACCAGCTACGACCGCACAGCGATCAGCTACGCCACAGTCACCCAGGCTGCGAGCGACGTCCGTAAGACCGCCACCGACCTCACACAGGAACTCGAAGCCCTCATGCAAGAGGTGAAGCGCGTCGCCGAGACCTGGGAGGGCGAGGCGAAGACGGCGTACGGAGACATCCAGCGCAAGAACACCACCGAGATGCAGGCGATGACGGAAAAGCTCAACTTCATCGCCACCCTGCTGGACAGGTCGGTCGTCGGCTACCAGGGCACGGACCTGGACGGCGCGAAGCGCCTCCGCATGCTGATGGGCTGACACACGGCTGAGGGGCGGGGGAGTCGGCGGGATACGCTGCCTCCCCCGTTGTGCTGGTGAAGGTCACCCGGCAGACTCCGGAGACTCCATGGGAACCTCGGCCCAGACCGTCAGCTCGCCGCCGTCCCGCAGTGTCCCCCACCGGACGGCCAGCGCTTGGGTGATCACCAGCCCGCGTCCGCGTTCCTGCTCCAACCCCAACAGTTCCGCCGACGCGGGCAGATCCGCGGATGTCGGCCTTCCACCCTCGTCCGTCACGCTGATCACAGCGGTGCGGGAGGTGAGGCCACAGTCAACGGTAATCGTGTGGCTGTCACTGTGCTCCAGAGCATTGGCGACGAGCTCTCCGGCGATCGTTTCCAGGTCGTCGATCACACTTTGGGGCAGTCCCCACGAGTCGGCCGTGTCGCGGACGTGACGCCGGGCGAAGCACGCGGAGGTGAGATCGGTACCGGGGAGGGCGATCCGGCCGAAGCGTCGATGCTCCGCCGGCACCCCGCCGAGCCGAGCACCACGAGACTCGGCGATGAGCAACACATCGTGGAGCGCATCGGTCAACTGACCTGCCAGCGGCGCCCACTGACTGCCATCCGCACTCTGATCCGGCAACACGGCCCGCGCTCGCCCCAGAAGCCGGCCCGCGAGTCCGAGCTGCGTGCGCTCGATCCGGTCGGCCACCCGAGAGGCCGTGCCCTCGCCGTCGGTGAGGAGGAGACAGGGCTGGCCGTGGGAGCCGGTCCAGGGCAGGAGCCGTACATGCTTCCCCTCGTCGTTCATGACGCAGTCCCCAGGTGGGTGTGGATATCGCGGCGCAGCGGCTGGACCCCTGCCTCCTCCTCGTGCTCATACGCGGCGAGGTAGCGGTGGGCGAGGGCTTGCGAGGTGCCGTCGAGGGGTTCGTACCAGCAGCGGACGGTGGGGGCTGCAGGCCCACGGTGCGCTGCGGGGCGCGGAACCCCAAACTGGCTCGGTAGTGGATCCAGTCGTCGCATGAGCACTCCCTTGATGAGGTGCGGCTGGCAAGGCGGATGTACACGCACACGTCAGACCACCGCGTTTGGTGACAGCTTCAGTACGCAGCGTGCTGGTTGAGTATGCTGCCATTGAATTTCAATGGTCGATACTCGATTGGCTCAACTCTCCCTCGACAAGGTGAACTTCAGGGCGGGAGGTGCGAGCTCCGGGTACCGCATACGCTCTGCCTGGCGCTCCGCAGTCCGAGGGCAGGTGACTACGACGGCCGAGTAGGAGACGAGACGGTGACCGTACGAGGATCAGCGGGACCTGCTGGTCGCATGCAGATCGCCCGCGGGCTGAAAGCGCTGCGAGCCCGAGCCCGCCTCACACAGTCCGAAGTGGCCAAGCATGCTGGAGTTTCCGTCGGTACCGTCAACCGGTACGAGACGTGGCAGGACCGCGCGAAGCTCCGGATCCCGACGGTGAGAGCGATCGCCGATACGTGTGGTGCCACACCGGAGGAGCTGGACACGCTGATCCAACTCGTCCGCAACCAGGAGAACGGCTGGTGGATGGACCATCCGGCAGTACCAGAGGTCCTGGACCCGCTGATGTCCTTTGAGGACGTCGCCGAGTACGAACACGTCTTCGCCAACGCTCTGGTGCCCGGCCTGCTTCAGACACCGCGTTACGCCCTCGCTCTCCACGAGGCACAGGACGTCCGAACGGGGGCCGATGCCATCGCGAGCAAAGTGGACGCCCGCGTCAAGCGCCAAGCGATTCTGGAGCGGGCCCCGGCGCTACACCTGTGGGTGGTGCTGGACGATGCGGTCCTCCGGCGACGCGTCGGCGGCGTTGACGTCATGGCCGAACAGCTCGATCATCTGTACGCCATGGCGCAACGCCCCAACGTGGACATCCAGATTCTCCAGTTCACCGCAGGCGCCCACGCGGCCGGCTCGGGCGGTCATTTCCTGATCCTCGGCCGTGACGACACAGGCGACCCGCTCGGCAATGTGAGTGTGGTCTATCTGGAACTCCACAAACGGGGGCTCTATCTCGACGCCCCCACCGATGTGCAGAGCTACAAGCTCATGTTCGACTACCTGCGATCACAAGCAGCCGACACGTCGGCCAGCCTCCAGCTGTTGGCCGAAGCGCGACAGGAGCTCAACCGATGAACGAGACACAGATAACCGACCGACTCGCAGCAACGGATTGGTTCAAGAGCAGTTACAGCGCGGCGGACAACGAGTGCGTGGAGGTTTCACATGCTGCGCAACGCGTGGGTATACGTGACTCCAAAGCCATTGACCGGAGAGGATTTACCGTTGGCTCAGACGCGTTCGCTGCATTTGTTGCCAGCCTGAAGAACAGGTCCAGCGGCAGAATGGCCTGACAGCTTTACGTTCTGGCTCACATATGCCTGCAGTGGTTTCTTAGGCAGCCTGTTTGGAGACGGATACCCTGTCGATTCTCGCGATCGATTTCGGTTTCCGTCGAGCCGCCTGTTCGCGCCGAGGAACCATGTCACTGCCCCTGGATACAAATAGGTGCCACGCTGAAGGGTAATGCATGGAAAGAACTCAGTGCGTGCTGCAAGCTCGGTGGGAGAAAGAAAGATATCGAGTATTAAGATCCTGAATCCATGGCCGGAATCTCATTGGGGAGATTTTTCACTTCCTGACATTTGCCAATTTTGTACGCATGCTTCGTCATCTGGAAGGAGAAGTCGGTCAATGCCTTCCGCAAGGCGTGTCCTTTGACGCGACTGTCCCCGATAACCCTTGCCTGGGTTACGAGTGCGTAAGACTCAACTGCTTCATTCGACTCCTTGCCAGGAGGAGTGCAAGGTACGTATACGGTGGCGAGGCCTGACACTGTGAGAGCACGGACATCACCACTCGATACCTTCATCACCTTGCCGTCGCCTTTTTCCTCGAAATGGCGAGTCCAACTGGTGATGGAGGCGTCACTAACCTCGCTTTCGCCAGAAATTATCGAGTTATTACTGGTCGTGATACGGCAAGCAAAGAGAAAGTCCTCACCCGGGGCGGTCTGACTCTCCCCGGCTTGAGCCTCACGGGTGTCCGGGAGAGCACTCGCCACTGTGGCACGATCGACAGCACCCGAACAGACTTCTGCTGGCAATCGATTAAGCCCCATAGTGAAAAAGTATTTGTAACCGGAAAAGCATCCGAAAGCGAGGAGGAGGCCTGCTCCGCCTAGCGTCGCTACTCTCACTTCTTTCTTCATGGTCATAACCGCGATTCTAAGAATTCAGGCGCTCGGGCATCCCGCGCTTATCCGTCCAGGGACGTCCGACAACGCCTCCTGCTCCTTGAGCGCCAGCCAGGTTGACAACAAGCCCCAGGAGCACCTTGATGCCCAGGGCCTTCCTGCCACCGGACTCGCTGGAACACCCCCAAGTTCTTATGAGCTGGGCGAGGCAGACGAAACTGGTGTGTTTGCCGACCAGAAATCTGAATTCTCGCTAGGGAGCGGCGGCTCGCTTCCGTCATATTCTGGAACGCCGGAAACTGGCTGCGGTGGTGCTACCGCGGATTTCTTGACGCAAGGAGTTGTAACCTCAAAGTGGGCCTGCCCCTGATAGCCGAAGAGCAAACGAATTTGGAACTGATCCGGTGTGATGAAGTAGGTTGCCGGATTCGTGGTGCTTTTGTTCGCGGTGCGATGGGTGAATCCTTGTTTCTCCCAGTAGCGTTCCACAACACCCAAAAAACTACCCCTTCGTTCTGGGGAAATAATCGTCGTCACGGACACTCTCCGAGATACAGAGCAAGTCAAGTCCGTGAAGATCCCGTGCTCCCACTGCACTTGAGGCTTGATTGCCGTCATCGTTTCGGTCAGGATGCTGTCTGCTCTTTCAGCTGCTTGTTGCATTGTCATGTCGGACATGTTTTTACCTTCGCTGCCGTTATCTCCCAGCACGCCGCAGCCCGTAGCGAGGGCGACGACCATCACAGTCAACCCAACGCGTACTTTCATAGATGATCCTCCCGGATGACTCCGTCCCCATTTGCGGATGTCATCGGTGCGTGCTCCAGTAAATGGTCCTCGGAGACCGCCTCCAGCATCGTCCGGCGGTAGTCGCCGACGACGATCCGGGCCTCCGAGGGGGTGTAGCGCTCGGCGATCTGCTTCGCGATCAGGCGCAGCAGGTTCGTCTTGCCCGACTCGCTCTCCCCGAAGACAACGGCCGAACGAACGAACCTGAAACCCCGTCAACCCGCCCTGACCAGCTGATCAGCGCCTCCCGCACACCGGGGGAACCTCACGGACCGAACCGAGCCGAGCCGGACCGAGTCGAACCGAGCCAGACCGAACCGAGCCCGACCAGGCCAGACCGAGCCGGACCGAGCCAAGCCGAGCCAGACCGAACCGAGCCCGACCAGGCCAGACCGAGCCGGACCGAGCCAAGCCGAGCCAGACCGAACCGAGCCCGACCAGGCCAGGCCGAGCCGGACCGAGCCAAGCCGAGCCAGACCGAACCGGACCGAGCCGAACCCGACCGGGCCAGACCGAGGCGAGCCAGACCGAACCGAGCCAGGTCGAGCCGGACCGAGCCGAGCCGGACCGAACCGAGCCGAGCCGAGCCGAGCCGGACGGAGTCGAACCGAGCCAAGCCGAGCCAGGCCGAGCCCGAGCCCGAGCCCGAGCCAGACCCGACCGGGCCGGAGCGAACCGAGCCAAGCCGACCGGGCCAGGCCGAGCCAGGCCGAGCCAGGCCGGAGCCGGGCCGTGGCCGGGATCGGGATCGGGCCAGGCCGAGCCGGGGCCGGAACCGGGCCGAGCCGGGGCCGGGGCCAGGCCAGGCTCGGACGTGGGTCCCGCGTGGAACCGGACGGGGCGATCCCCGTGAAAACAGCGCCGGACGGGCTGGTGACCAGCCCGTCCGGCGCCTGGGGGGGAAGGGGAACGCTCAGTCGCGGCCCAGCAAACGCAGCAGCGCGGTCGTCAGCTCCTCCTCCGGCTTGGCCGCGGCGCCCTGCGAACGCCAGGCGACGAAGCCGTCGCTGCGGACCAGGACGGCGCCCTCGGCCCCGATGCCGTACCGCGCGGGCAGCGCGTCGTCCGGGTCGGTGAGCCCCGCGCCGCCGACCCGGTGCGCCACGAGCGGCGCGCCGAGGCGCTCGGCGACGGCGGCGGCCGCCGCCTCCCAGGCCTGGCCGCCGGCGGCGGTGACCAGGACCGGCCCGGAACCGTACAGGTCGAGCGAGGAGATGGTCTTCCCGTCACGCTCCAGCGTCACGTGCGGGGCCCTGGTGCCGGCCTCGCCACTGAGCTGCCGGGGCGGCACCGGCGGGCCGTCGGAGTAGCGGTAGCCGAAGACGGTGGTGCTGTAGCTCTCGGCCGGGCTGAGCCCGCCGTCCTCGCCGCCGTCCTGGCCGGTGCGGTCCTGCATCATCGCCATGGTCTGCTGGAGGGTCATCCAGGCCACCGGCTGCCGCTCGGCCTGGTAGGTGTCGAGCAGCGCCTCCCCCGCGGTGCCGTCGAGCACCGCGGCCAGCTTCCAGGCCAGGTTGTGCGCGTCCTGGATGCCCAGGCTGGCGCCGAACCCGCCGGTGGGCG
Protein-coding sequences here:
- a CDS encoding helix-turn-helix domain-containing protein codes for the protein MQIARGLKALRARARLTQSEVAKHAGVSVGTVNRYETWQDRAKLRIPTVRAIADTCGATPEELDTLIQLVRNQENGWWMDHPAVPEVLDPLMSFEDVAEYEHVFANALVPGLLQTPRYALALHEAQDVRTGADAIASKVDARVKRQAILERAPALHLWVVLDDAVLRRRVGGVDVMAEQLDHLYAMAQRPNVDIQILQFTAGAHAAGSGGHFLILGRDDTGDPLGNVSVVYLELHKRGLYLDAPTDVQSYKLMFDYLRSQAADTSASLQLLAEARQELNR
- a CDS encoding DUF397 domain-containing protein, whose protein sequence is MADELDKDAEKALKERKEREKDELYALDISGVEWHSAPGTEEHEERVEIAYLPEGAVAMRSSLDPDTVLRYTEAEWRAFVLGARDGEFDLEPAPHNGGLEQGADAPQ
- a CDS encoding DUF397 domain-containing protein, encoding MNETQITDRLAATDWFKSSYSAADNECVEVSHAAQRVGIRDSKAIDRRGFTVGSDAFAAFVASLKNRSSGRMA
- the mycP gene encoding type VII secretion-associated serine protease mycosin encodes the protein MSPKKTTLPAAAVLLTALSTAPPGTGLDASDVRTVSDVRTVSDVRTVSDGLHARVRIDGSGECTFPAKQVKGTPWSLQRVLLDELWQGTDKGKGIRVAVIDTGVDDENPQLKAAVDKAAGRDFLAKGKSADPTNDREGHGTKVAGIIAARPHDGTGFVGLAPNATIIPIRQNDAENSGDSDSMAEAITYAVSQGADVINISQDTTKPLSGTSTLAQAVRAAIAKGVVVVASAGNDGLDGTYKNTYPAAFPGVLAVASSDRNNERASFSQAGEFVGVAAPGVDIVSTVPGGGQCTDNGTSFSAPFVAGVAALLKEKNEDWSTAQIVTQIEQTAERSVNGHDNFVGWGVVDPVRAVQDSDVADPPSSPTPDPGVSKAPAPDTEAFSLAETPHERDERYATYTLGLTAAVVTVITGTAVVLRDLRRRHRGKDARA
- a CDS encoding ATP-binding protein; amino-acid sequence: MADRIERTQLGLAGRLLGRARAVLPDQSADGSQWAPLAGQLTDALHDVLLIAESRGARLGGVPAEHRRFGRIALPGTDLTSACFARRHVRDTADSWGLPQSVIDDLETIAGELVANALEHSDSHTITVDCGLTSRTAVISVTDEGGRPTSADLPASAELLGLEQERGRGLVITQALAVRWGTLRDGGELTVWAEVPMESPESAG
- a CDS encoding WXG100 family type VII secretion target, with product MSTSYDRTAISYATVTQAASDVRKTATDLTQELEALMQEVKRVAETWEGEAKTAYGDIQRKNTTEMQAMTEKLNFIATLLDRSVVGYQGTDLDGAKRLRMLMG
- a CDS encoding WXG100 family type VII secretion target, encoding MSGTADQKRENDQLIALANKIQNFHVEVSRRVTSLNTVVDMIQGGWQGAASQEYDRVQREVNVHLKKLQDNLVDLEDVMRMAVNGFDEHEQERIAEIRRVDNSGESQAQAEAGMRGQTYTTDRITSLA